The following are encoded together in the Pseudodesulfovibrio indicus genome:
- a CDS encoding TOBE domain-containing protein: protein MRDMKPSGKLCPREFFSVSDQVSYLEPEQTRALEDAFRNWKDGARRMDSVRARTRLWLLFLMVRHTGARLGEILALDDATAFAPEGPFVRLGREERPREVPLPEDFFAELAAFMESPMGYGLRGELFRVDPGYFRRICYERGKECGLSKDLVCPKSLRNTRAVEMLRGGVPITIVKEVLGQSSLDLTANFQQFSSGDVQSIVRTAHEAMRKRTSARNSFVGHVVEVQTDEVMAQVVLETRSCLRISAVITMDSLRNLKIVVGSPVIATVKAPLVNVLRREGHLEGSARNRLEAETLRVTSTPVLSEVLGRLPDGSDVCALISAQSAEDLDLKAGDPVEFWFKALSVVLNTVQL from the coding sequence ATGAGAGATATGAAGCCGTCAGGCAAGTTGTGTCCCCGGGAATTCTTCAGCGTATCCGATCAGGTAAGCTACCTCGAACCGGAACAGACGCGGGCCCTGGAGGACGCCTTCCGGAACTGGAAGGACGGCGCCCGGCGCATGGACAGCGTCCGCGCCCGGACCCGGCTCTGGCTCCTGTTCCTGATGGTCCGGCATACCGGTGCGCGGCTGGGGGAGATTCTGGCCCTGGACGACGCCACGGCCTTTGCCCCGGAAGGGCCGTTCGTGCGGCTGGGCCGCGAGGAGCGTCCCCGGGAGGTGCCGCTGCCCGAAGATTTCTTCGCCGAGCTGGCGGCGTTCATGGAGAGCCCCATGGGGTACGGGTTGCGCGGCGAGCTGTTCCGCGTGGACCCCGGCTATTTTCGACGCATCTGCTATGAGCGCGGCAAGGAGTGCGGGTTGTCCAAGGACCTGGTCTGCCCCAAGTCCCTGCGCAACACCCGGGCCGTGGAGATGCTCAGGGGCGGGGTACCCATCACCATCGTCAAGGAGGTTCTGGGCCAGTCCTCCCTGGACCTGACCGCCAACTTCCAGCAGTTCTCCTCCGGCGACGTGCAGTCCATCGTGCGCACCGCCCACGAGGCCATGCGCAAGCGGACCTCCGCGCGCAACTCCTTCGTGGGCCACGTGGTGGAGGTCCAGACCGACGAGGTCATGGCCCAGGTGGTCCTGGAGACCCGCTCCTGCCTTCGCATCAGCGCGGTCATCACCATGGACTCCCTGCGCAACCTCAAGATCGTCGTCGGCAGCCCGGTCATCGCCACGGTCAAGGCCCCGCTGGTCAACGTCCTGCGGCGGGAGGGGCATCTCGAGGGCAGCGCCCGCAACCGGCTGGAGGCCGAAACCCTGCGCGTGACGTCCACCCCGGTCCTGTCCGAGGTCCTGGGACGCCTTCCCGACGGTTCCGACGTCTGCGCCCTGATCTCGGCCCAGAGCGCCGAGGACCTGGACCTCAAGGCGGGCGACCCGGTGGAGTTCTGGTTCAAGGCGTTGTCCGTGGTCCTGAACACGGTTCAGCTCTGA
- a CDS encoding amino acid ABC transporter ATP-binding protein produces MTSDEIIIDVKGLNKWYGDFHVLKNIDLEVRKGERIVICGPSGSGKSTLIRCMNRLERHQEGTIIVDGTELTGNLKGLEKIRREVGMVFQNFNLFPHMTVLENLTLAPIWVRKMPRREAEATAMHFLERVRIAEQSGKYPGQLSGGQQQRVAIARALCMNPNILLFDEPTSALDPEMIKEVLDVMVALAEENMTMVCVTHEMGFARTVADRIIFMDCGEIVEQNSPEEFFSNPRFDRTKQFLSQILQH; encoded by the coding sequence ATGACTTCCGACGAAATCATCATCGACGTGAAAGGGCTGAACAAGTGGTACGGCGACTTCCACGTCCTCAAGAATATCGACCTGGAGGTACGCAAGGGCGAACGCATCGTCATCTGCGGCCCGTCCGGGTCCGGCAAGTCCACGCTCATCCGCTGCATGAACCGCCTTGAGCGCCACCAGGAAGGGACCATCATCGTGGACGGCACCGAACTGACCGGCAACCTCAAGGGGCTGGAGAAGATCCGCCGCGAGGTGGGCATGGTCTTCCAGAACTTCAACCTGTTCCCGCACATGACCGTGCTGGAGAACCTGACCCTGGCCCCCATATGGGTGCGCAAGATGCCCCGGCGCGAGGCCGAGGCCACGGCCATGCACTTTCTGGAGCGGGTGCGCATCGCCGAACAGTCGGGCAAGTACCCCGGCCAGCTCTCGGGCGGCCAGCAGCAGCGCGTGGCCATCGCCCGCGCCCTGTGCATGAACCCGAACATCCTGCTCTTCGACGAGCCGACCTCGGCCCTGGACCCCGAAATGATCAAGGAGGTCCTCGACGTCATGGTCGCCCTGGCCGAGGAGAACATGACCATGGTCTGCGTGACCCACGAGATGGGCTTCGCCCGCACCGTGGCCGACCGGATCATCTTCATGGATTGCGGCGAGATCGTGGAGCAGAATTCCCCGGAGGAGTTCTTCTCCAACCCGCGCTTCGACCGCACCAAACAGTTCCTGAGCCAGATCCTGCAACACTGA